Proteins encoded together in one Microcaecilia unicolor chromosome 3, aMicUni1.1, whole genome shotgun sequence window:
- the LOC115466259 gene encoding mucin-1-like codes for MARALCTPKAACEILALLLVLSFQTAEAQSAVPGWGIALLVLVAVILLLLLMLCCSMMICRRKDSCESSQSGVSSYFPHLGFSRQDC; via the exons ATGGCTCGTGCCCTCTGTACGCCCAAAGCCGCCTGTGAGATTCTGGCTCTGCTGCTCGTTCTCTCTTTCCAAACAGCAG AGGCACAGTCTGCAG TCCCAGGCTGGGGTATTGCCCTTTTAGTTCTGGTAGCCGTAATCCTGCTCCTACTGCTGATGCTCTGCTGCAGCATG ATGATCTGCAGAAGAAAGGACTCCTGTGAGTCCTCCCAGTCTGGTGTGTCCTCCTATTTTCCACACTTGGGCTTTAGTAGACAAGACTGCTGA